The genomic segment TGACGACGCTGGCACAGCGGCAGTGGCGCGCGGCTCGGTTCAGCTGACATCGCCAGTCGGCGCGATCGCCGTTGTCGATGCGAACAACCGCACGGGTATCGGCAGCACCACGATTCAGCTCGACAACTCGAGTCTGATCGATGTTGACGTGACCACTGTGACCAACGCCGAAGAGACCTTGAACCGAGTCGATGCCGCCCTCGATGTGATCAACAATACGCGAGGCGATCTCGGTGCAGTCCAGAACCGTCTTGAGTCCACCATCATCAACTTGAGCAATGTGGTGGTGAACCTCGAGGCATCACGAGGTCGGATTACCGACGCGGATTTCGCGGCGGAGACGGCCAAGCTAACGCGCGCACAGATTCTCCAGCAGGCCGGCATTTCCGTGGCCTCGCAGGCGAACGCTGCGCCGCAGTCCGTGCTGGGGCTGCTGCAGGGCTAACGCCCTTATTGAGGAGGCTCTGGCCGATGCCCCACGGGTGGGCATCTAGGAGCCTCCCGCCCCAGCGATATGGGGAGATGATGAAGATGGATCTACTCAAGCCAACGAGCACCAGCCAGCCGCAACAGCAGCCGAGCACAGCGACGACGCCCGAGCGCGTGCCCAGCGGCGAGGCGAGCGCGAGCGCAGGAGCCCCCGGACGCCAGCGCGACGCGGTCAGCGTGGATCCGGCCGCGGTGCCCGCACCTGCGCCGGTCGGTGAAGTGGCGCGGGAGCAGCGGCGCACCGCGGAGCTCAACGCCGAGCGAATGCGTGAGCTTGCAAAGACGCTGAATCGTGAACTTGAGTTTCGGGTGGCCGACAGTGGTCGAGCCATCATCGATGTCGTCGATACAGAGACCGGTGAAGTGATCCGAACGATCCCACCCGACGATCAGCAGCGCTTGATCGACGCCCTCGCCGGGGGCGACCTATCGCTGCTGCCGGTCGATGGCGCCGCCTAGGAGAACCCCTAATGTCTATCACATCACTCGGTACCGGCTCCGGCCTCGATCTCGAGAGCCTCGTCAACGATCTCGTCAATGCGGAGATCGCGCCGCAGAGTTTCCAGCTAG from the Pseudomonadota bacterium genome contains:
- a CDS encoding flagellar protein FlaG; this translates as MDLLKPTSTSQPQQQPSTATTPERVPSGEASASAGAPGRQRDAVSVDPAAVPAPAPVGEVAREQRRTAELNAERMRELAKTLNRELEFRVADSGRAIIDVVDTETGEVIRTIPPDDQQRLIDALAGGDLSLLPVDGAA